gtgaggatgatactaccattggcgcaattaaaattaaGCCTACGTCGTcgaattagtttacaaattgcgaaaaaccaaattaaatatgaatttcGAGCCTTTTATAGTTATGTAGGTATGCAGGTTCCTGAATAATTAACTACATGAAAGAATATCCAAATGCATTCCATCAATTCCAAAGTTTCATGTACCTAACCAACCTACACCGTCAAATAAGCGATATTAGGTAcccaaaattatcaaaattatcaTCGAACCTCCGTCCTCCTATTTTGTACACAATTTGTCACGCCCGTAGGGACGCCTGACGGGCGGAAGCTCGTGTGACAGTAATTGCAGGAAGACTAGCCGTGACCGATCGCAAATCACCTTGTTTAGGTTTACATGACGGCTTTATCGCAGGACACCTTGTTACAGGTACCAGAATAATAGCCATATCGATGCCATATGCGATAACCTATTTGATAAAGGTATCTATTCAAAATATGCAGATATAGTGTGCGACAGGGTGAGATGGCAACTGGGGTGTGGAcgcccccgtgctaacccgctgcgggtgacgtgcggtgcggggcgtcccccgcctcataccccgattgccatctcaacctgtcgaatactatatgtacttacttataaaataattagtatCGTGAAACTTGAAACTGTATACATCAGtctgtggaagtccactgttggacataggccttccctaaagagcgccaccacacccggtcctcaaccttcctcatccagccacttcccatcagccgctttatatcgtcggtacatcgtgctggagggtgtCCCACACtgcgtttgcttaaacgcggtctccattcaaggactttccgcctccaacggccatcgtctctgcgacaggcatggcctgcacactgccacttcagcttgctaatagtttgggctatgtcagtggcCTTgattctcctgcggatctcctcatacATACGTTAGTTCGTATTAGTTCAATGGTATACggtacttacttatacttaggtacctgaAATCATCCCCCACAGTGATGACCTGGAACCTATATTTAGATCCTATACGGATGGATTCAACTAACTGCATTGGCATTCATTCATTGATTCATTCATACGTAACGATAAGTCCTTCTAGGTTCCTTAACGAATTTGGAGACTTTATTACTATCGTTAGTATATTCCGAGTTCCGATAGAATCAAGAGACAAGAGGTTTGATACAAACTATAGCCTACAGCTGCTTGTAATACGTTTCGTATAATCTTTCATAACAGTATGAAGAAGAATAATCTTTCATAACAGTATGAAGAAGAAATGCACAATCTCTGCAAGCCGAAACAGTTGGAAATAGACATGTACTGGACGAAGCTCCGAGACATCTACAACATGTATTTGGAGAAGCATAATCCCATCATGGCCCACTACAACACTTTGCGGGAAAAGGACGAATTCTATCAAAGTGACATCGCCAAAAACGAGATCCAGATTCAACACGCTACGGTAAGTGGGAGTCACTATGTGTGGCGTGGAGTTTACCATTTTTTTTACGTTTATGTTAAGTTACAGGAACAGCCCTGCTTGCATTATATtgtcaactagaggatgcccgcggcttcgcccgcgtggagttcggttttttttaaatctcgtaggaactccgggataaaaagtaagtagcctatgtccttccccaggatctatcccaagtctgtacctttcattaaaatcggatcagtggttgggccgtgaaagtgTAGCAGACAGAGTaggtacagacagacacagacacactttcgcatctatatactaataaataaaattggagtgtctgtctgtaatttcgaaataactaccgcatattaaggtcatatggttatttgaacgatactataactgaatcacacgtttttaaattttttgtctgtctgtctgtctgtctgtttgaaaaggctaatcttgggaacggctgaaccgattttgacgggattttcacagacaagtagagaattgaccaggaagtaacataggctacttttttaaccgactttcaaaaagggagttgtgtttttctacctatgtacaccgaaatctccgagatttctgaaccgatttgcgtcatttcttttttaatcgatagaggaactgtgcgacattgtttcataaaaaatttggagtccaactcctcagtcctgatgctgcaggggatctgaccaatccacgcgggcgaagctgcgggcatcagctagttatacaaTATAATCAATTTGcaacataatattgttatttgttaggtTTTTTAACTTTGAAAGAGATTCTATTCCAGAGTAAAAATGACCTTtttcttatctatactaataaaatactaataaataaaattggagtgtctgtctgtaatttcgaaataactaccgcatattaaggtcatatggttatttgaacgatactataaccgaatcacacgtttttaaaaattttttctgtctgtctgtctgtctgtttgaaaaggctaatcttgggaacggctgaaccgattttgacgggattttcacagacaagtagagaattgaccagggagtaacataggctacttttttaaccgactttcaaaaagggagttgtgtttttctacctatgtacaccgaaatctccgagatttctgaaccgatttgcgtcatttcttttttaatcgatagaggaactttgcgacattgtttcataaaaaatttggagtccaactcctcaatcctgatgctgcaggggatctgaccaatccacgcgggcgaagctgcgggcatcagctagtttataatattagtatggataagtatggaTTCCTATGCGATCGTTTCCCATCTCAACATCCAAGTAAATAGGCGATTAATTTTATCGCTTTCCAGGAGGTTCTGATAACACTCCAAAGTGAATGGATAAAGTCGACGAACGTTATGAACAACAAACTCAGGCGTATGAACAATCATAAGGAAGAATTGGCTAAGAAACATTGGCAGATGAAGAGAGAGACGAAAGTAGCGCGAGGAAAGGAGGAAGAAATGTTAGCTGTGTTGGTCGATGCTAGTCAGGATGCCATAAAGGTAACCTAAGTATAACAATACTTTCGAAAATCATCCGTAGACAATATTTCCGTAGATAATATTGTAagaccaataataattaatttatcgttACCTGTATCCGTAGACAATATTGTAagaccaataataattaatttatcgtaACCTGCACAAGTAGGCATGAGCTTTAGGGATAACACGTTAAACATAAGTAGATTATAAGGTAAAGTAAGGtatagtaggtacgcgacaggtcgagactcggatggcaatcgggatatgaggcggggagatgccccgcacacccgcacaccacccgcgctatcccgctcCGGATTAGCtcaggggctgtgcgggtgtgcggggccgattgccatctcgacctgtcgcgaactatacctacctatacaaatTATGTTAGGAccaattcacagttttcggattttttcctttacttgtgctataagacctacctacctacccaatgtcatgattctataggtcaacggcaagtaccctgtaggttttcttgacagacacgacagacggacggacagacagacagacagacaacaaagtgatcctacagtaagggttccgtttttccttttgaggtaggtacggaactttaaaaatatacgGGGTTAGCCAAAGCTCTCTTTTTAGATAATTATCTATtatttaaagtacctattttaagtTCGGTTAAACAGGACAAGGTGAACCCAGACACACTCATAatatcttataatattttagcgACTTCAAAGCGTAAGTGATAAATTGGAAAAAATCAAACAAATGGGTGAGATCTGCAGTAAATACGAAAAAGACAATGACAAGCTATTTCTTGAGGAACCTGAGGACAATGGAGCTGCTGATGATTTTGAAACCTTGGACAGCGCGATGATTGTAAGATTACCTTAAATTCGTAGACAGAGATGTTCGTTGAGATGTTTTAAGATTGAAATTGAGCGCTACGATGtcatagacagacacacagatatgaCAATTGACAAAGTGGTCAAGCTTGCAGCCTCCATAATCCATATCTAACAACTACCCTACCTACTCAAATAGTTCTGTAGGTCAAACTTAAATTATCCCTCTTTCTCTTTCTGTGTGGTAACATTACCTACATTACAAGATATCTTAATTTTACACAGGACGAATGCAAAGAGTATAAAAAGATGGACAAATTCCTGTTAAAAGTCAACAGAGTGAAAGTCCAGACAATGTGCCTTAAAACGGAGAGGATCAAGCTTGCTAAGGAGAACATCCAACTGAAGCAGTACATCAAGAGATACTTGACTGAATTGGCTCTGAAAGGAGGGAAGGAGAGGCCTTTGAGTATGAAGATACAGTCCGAAATGCAGAAGATCGATTTGAATGGGAAATTATTGTACGTATTTCATTCATTGTCTGCTTTTGACAACCTCCCTGACTCAATGGTAAGAGTGGCCTTAATAGCGGGAAGTCCCGGGtgcgattcccggcagggtttagactgtatcatcacttaccaccaggtgagattgcagtcaagggcaaacttgtatctgaataaaaaaaacaacttatAGACCGCGGCTTCGACGTCTCACGTCAGTGGTGGGCGggacgatgatgatgacagtGCACCACAGACCATATTTTTTTATCTcaatacaagttagtccttgactgcaatctcacctggtggtaagggATGCTGCAGTTTATGATGGAAGGGGAATGGcaatttcattaaacccatacccctgattGGTTTCTACGTGCGCCTGGCTGCAAGGCTTCGCCAGTAGGatggtgactagccacggcctaagcctcccaccagaccagactagagacaatttagaaattataaaatttccaaattgaTTGAACTGTTTAAACAGGCTCATGGAAGGATATAGTTTATTTTTGGgattaggatttttaaaaacctaaatatatgtggatgaagtcacaggcatttTAAACATCAGATTTAATTAACTTATTTCGTTATTACTTCAGAAACCGTCCTGTGACCTGCATAGAGGGAGCCCTGTCAAATGCTGTGCTGCATGAGAAAAGAATGAAGCTAGAAGAGAAGAAAATCAAGGAATTAGGATCCATCAGAGCCTACCCTCGAGTTTTTTGTTCATAACACGAAGGTTTATTGGATCagtaatcaataataatattataatctttatCATAATTTTGTGTGCAGtacttaaagaaaaaaaatgggACCACCATGGTTTAGGCCCGGTCTCCACCTAACCGGAGAGAAGAGGAGATGTGTTTAGTCGACCAATcaggttcataataatatatgatgCAAAAATGTTATCACACCATCtcttaaaaatctgattggttgattgtACACATCTCTctgctccgcttaggtggagacCGGGCCTTATATCATTCTGTCACAGATCACTCACAGGTGGTTTCAACATTTCTAGTCATAAtggatatttaatatttaatgaatCCTTTAAATTTTGTGCCAGAAATATATGAAATAATGTAAGTGTAAATGTTTCaatgaatgaaaataataaagttttgcAGAAAAGACACTAGTGTATTTTTGGTAATTATGTGCTCACTTAACCAAATTAGTACAAAATTCATTAGACTAATCAAAATTGCCTTATAAGCTCTTTATTGTTTCAGTTTATATTCCTAGGAAAACTGTTTACAACTAATTTGATTCAAGTTTTGATGAAGTCTGCATGCACAGACTACCTacattatccatactattataaatgcgaaagtgtgtctgtctgctaccttttcacagcccaacagtttaaccgattctgacaaaatttggtacagagttagcttatatcccaggatggacataggctactttttatcccggtaaatcaaagagtggGATGGGATCTTTGagaaccaaaatccacgcggacaaagtcgcgagcatcctctagtttataataaataataattgataggATTGCATTCGATAAGCAATAAAAAGAAACAatcaaattacaaaaaatagtacttatattataacttatcaaagcatattatacaaactTAAATAGGACTATGTAACAAAGCAAAGGTAGAACAGATTCAAAAGTTCTCATCCATAGCGGTGACACCTTGCATAGCACTTGAGTCTTCCCCTAAATTCCAAGGGTCATCTAATGCTCCCAGCAGCTTCGCCAAACTTTTATGACCTTCTACATCAATATTCTTGGCCATATCACCCGAAAATGGAACATATTCATCACAAATTACACTCTTTCCTTGAGAAACTCCGTGAATCTCGTACCAACCTTCCAAAGGCTCACTCAGTGGCTTTTTGAGCCTTATAAGAATCTCTTGGTCATCAACCGTTCTCACGTAGAACCCCTCGCTAGCGGAAACTTTGGTAACTTTTCCCCAGAGACTTACTTTGGCGCCATTCCTTTGTGCTAGGTTACCGGCTGTCACGTACGGGACGTATTCGTCGTTGTCGGGATACTGGCTATCTTCGAAGTCGTCTTTATCTGCCATTTTGTTTCACTAATATCTATTCTTCTGATACCTAGTTAATTCGCTTTTAAAATCTTGGTGAATTGAATCACtgcttaaattattaaaattcaaGAAACCATCAAGAAACAAAACTTTGAAAACAAAACGctattgtcaaatgtcaatatTGATTGACATTGACAATCTATAAAATTGACGTTGACAGTGGTATATAGAGATGGACCTGCATTGgtgggtatttttttttcctttaaatctggctttactctgataagctaatgtcaagtttgtgatattttcaagttattgaatttatacaagtatggactccgtctgcgccggcgcccgccgacatacgcgcggcgcccctttagagcgcttcccagtcagctccaccaccaaaaaacaccaactaacacaaaaaccagccactcttaacaaaaaaaaaacactccaaacaagcatagcaaacgccatcacagacgaagtcccgcaTTGGTGGGTATGGCATTGTTGGTATGGCACACAGGTATGGCATGCCTGGTAATAATCATAGATCATAGATTATAATTAGGTCGAtggtaataataacaattatgtACAATATAGGTAGCTTAATTTTACGAAGCAATTTTTagcctaaaataaaatatgcaaattatCGATTATTTATGATGATTCATTGTTCTATGATGATTACAAACGGCGTCACATAAAAATAATCTGAAGTCCGGAACTAGACCTCGACGAGAGATGATGGAGTAGCGAAGATGTCTCTTCGCATGTCTTCGAAAAAGTATCTATCgtaaagtgggctctacactcgcggtgcgaacggccgcgaaagcccgcgacaactgcgaatcacgagtgttcacgcctttccccgatcagtgtcggtttttggtccgcggcaaagggtttgcggcgcgaacgtgaacgcatcgtcaacgtcacgaacaagacttgcgagtgtggagggacacaggttcacgcgtggatcgcgacATACATCCATAACGGCGCAACTTtgcgtgcgagtgtagagccggcatAAGATGTAatctatagtgcgcgacagatgACAACCGAGGTACTCGAGGTAGGGACGTCCCGCATACCCGCTCAGCCCCCACGCTAACTCGCTGCGGGTAAGCGGGGcgtcccgattgccatgtcaacttgtcgcgtactgtaaGTAGTTTCAACCTTTGTTGGCATGTGAATTGTCTGTATTTAATTGCGTCCGTCATCCCAAGTCTTGAACTCTTGATTTGTCCATGCTCTTGGAGCAACTATAAAGGTGACGGCTACGTCTTCCTATTCAAACGAaggagtaggtatataaaaattaaaacaacaaataaatattttattcttatttatttacagttttcatACTTGTTTCGTACACAGAATTCAACAACCAACACAAAACTGATATCATTTctcaaaaaatacaaaaactgattgaagtttgcttaaaagttatttttagtcTATGGTTTATTCTAAGCGAAGTGGTCCTCCCTATCGGCGGCTAGAGTGGGGGCCGTTGCATCCTCCATAGCCGCGAAGTTCATGAAGTGAGCCGGTCTATGCACCTCGTGGTAGAATTCGCGGGGGTTGCCTAGTTGCACGCCGTACTTCATGTTTGGATCGTGGCGAACACCTGATAACAAAAACATGATGCATGTTACTATGTTCCTTCTTTAAAAACCAGGAAGCGCACAATTCAGTGCATATTTTTGATGTTTGTACAGAAAAATGGGCTTTGATAtgatctacaagtgtaaattaaaaatttataagacccccgacaagtgaaagtttaactagaaaagaactggtAACTGAAAACTAAaccagatacacaaacacacagatacacacgtcaaactcccctctttttgggtcgggggttaaaaaagtgaaACATCGCACTTACCCATAAAGTTATAATTCCAGCTGCCCTGCGAAGGCACCATAAAGTACCCCAAGAATCGGTCCGACAGCAACATTTGCACCCTCTCATAGTGACTGGGGAGGTAGCCCTTAGGGTTGTTCCCTCTGTCGGTGTTCTTCGCACCCCACTCGTACCCGCTGGGCGTCAGTTTGTAGGCGGTGAGCGAGCAGGAGCCGGGCGTGAAGGAACAGGTTATGATGATTGTCTTCTCGCCATCCCATGTTGGATTCTCGGACATAATTTTCGCGTGTGATGTTATGTCCTGTGAACAAGATCTTTGATGGTTAGGTGTTCGTTTATTGACACAAATATAAtgaactaggggatgcccgcgacttcgtctggtttttaattttaggtttttaatggtcccatgggaactgtttgattttcctggataaaaagttgcctatgtcaattgcctAACAATTAATACTGGCTTTACTCAAGtatgaaatagaaatagaatgtACACTTTTTGCGATATCTACATTTTTTTCGTTGCGAGAGAGAGCCTGCCTGAATTTTCCCTGCAAATACTTTTCACCGAAATCAATTTATGTTGTGGTGTTTTGGACAGTTTAACAAGGTGTCCCAAACTCATAGGATGCGaaatcttaggttgaaatctatagaccgcactttccttttgcttagatttaagtttcagttaaaacgagacagatttatgtcagtgGTATAACGttttctcgttttaacagtgtcttaagtctgagcaaagtcaaggtGCGCTCTATTGATCTCAAATCTAGTTAGGGGTGAACAATCAGTAAGTCTGTTTCCGGCTTTACCTGAGGCGAGAGTTGCGGCAACTCGTTGGGTTGAGTGTGCATCCAGCCGAGGGGTTGCAAGTGTGCCAGCGCGGGGTGTTTGGGCAACTGACGGGGCAAGTGGACCGTTTGATGCGTGCCCCACTGAGGCGGTAAGACCGCGCAATGGACCTCACGCACTTGCGGGTTGTCTGGCGGCGATGTACCGTATAGGTAGCATGCGATCTGTAATATGAACTTATTGAACTTAGCACCTATAGAAgggttttttcaaaaaaatctaggaAAATTTGTATGCCACTGGACATGTAAGCAAAAACAAGTTGCagcccacaattttttttttggaataataatatactaaggCAACAAACGTATTGCtttaaaggatttaaaaaaaaatcttttgatatTGCTAAAACATCCTGTTTTACAAATATTgaaagatgcaaatactctaaatttagtttagagaaagtcGTAATCGATACCACTGTCGGCCCAGGAATAGGATTTTAGTCTGCAACTTATTGGAAATAATTCACATATTCAAGTCATCACAATATTAGCTAAAAAAAGGTCAATTCTATCGAAATAAAGCTTACCTGTGCCCTCAAATCGGATATGGTCACAAACTTCTTGAGCAAATTCTTAGGTAGAATGTATGTGTAACCACTCTCCTTGATGTCGTCGGAACTGACGTATATGTGGTTTGTTCGCAAGTGGAGATTCGTCGCTGATATGGCTCGGACGCGCCATTCTGTCTTCGAGCTGCAAGGAAAACAGAAACATGGGATTCAAGTAGAAGCGGCAGGGAAAGCCCTGTCCATGTCGCAGCCACCCTGTAGTCTCTCGCtcagatttttataaatgtactagctgatgcccgcgacttcgttcgcgtggatagagGTTTTTtatgaatcccgtaggaactctttaactttccgggataaaaagtagcctatatgctaatccagggtataacctatctccattccatttttcagccaaatccgtccagtagtttttgcgtgaaggagtaacaatcatacacacacacatacacacaaactttcgcctttataatattagtgtgattgtgataaatattttgtaagtaaaaataaaaaagaatattagccatgctaaatcatgactaatacggggagtattagtcatgatttgGCATGgcatttcccctccaattaagcgtaaagcttgtgctaggagtagctacgacaatagtgcaacgggcgggttTTGAACCGCCGTCCTTacagatttcagtccgctcctcaaccattgagctatcgaggctctaaattttATGATGTGCAAACGACgttaacgcggacgaagtcgcgagcatcgtctAGGCTtttataatcacacttcacactatcacactaatattataaaggcgaaagtttgtatgtgtgtgtgtatgtttgttactccttcacgcaaaaactaccggacggatttggctgaaatttggaatggagatagatatcctggattagcacataggctactttttatcccggaaaatcaaagagttcccacggg
This genomic stretch from Maniola jurtina chromosome 15, ilManJurt1.1, whole genome shotgun sequence harbors:
- the LOC123872281 gene encoding dynein regulatory complex subunit 2; this encodes MPKKGKVNKLARMSDEERARYLQHRADVEEEARRRKRELIARFIKNKLDKEESFAKINTAKINQEWRYILRRIKCKQMALDIQGMMSSFNFLLERKNRLLAFLMSSIEDSDDQHRRAFQAHTETLSYFLKIGSQRLDKLQSAYEFQKNNFLETWDKEEMDITDNQDRAEFKLTLVTYIQDRDFQIFKKEKEIQRATEKNDTRLEYEEEMHNLCKPKQLEIDMYWTKLRDIYNMYLEKHNPIMAHYNTLREKDEFYQSDIAKNEIQIQHATEVLITLQSEWIKSTNVMNNKLRRMNNHKEELAKKHWQMKRETKVARGKEEEMLAVLVDASQDAIKRLQSVSDKLEKIKQMGEICSKYEKDNDKLFLEEPEDNGAADDFETLDSAMIDECKEYKKMDKFLLKVNRVKVQTMCLKTERIKLAKENIQLKQYIKRYLTELALKGGKERPLSMKIQSEMQKIDLNGKLLNRPVTCIEGALSNAVLHEKRMKLEEKKIKELGSIRAYPRVFCS
- the LOC123872296 gene encoding uncharacterized protein LOC123872296 is translated as MADKDDFEDSQYPDNDEYVPYVTAGNLAQRNGAKVSLWGKVTKVSASEGFYVRTVDDQEILIRLKKPLSEPLEGWYEIHGVSQGKSVICDEYVPFSGDMAKNIDVEGHKSLAKLLGALDDPWNLGEDSSAMQGVTAMDENF